One genomic segment of Tubulanus polymorphus chromosome 4, tnTubPoly1.2, whole genome shotgun sequence includes these proteins:
- the LOC141903211 gene encoding isovaleryl-CoA dehydrogenase, mitochondrial-like isoform X1 has translation MAGTVLRNSRKLFGNARLIQSCQSVSPGTVRHNSQYYPVNDDLFGLTAEQKQLRETVFNFAQKELAPKAQKIDAEDSFPEIREFWKKLGDMGLHGVTVSSQYGGLEGSYLDHCLVMEEMSRACSSVALSYGAHSNLCVNQIAKNGNDKQKDKYLPKLISGDYIGALAMSEPNSGSDVVSMKLKAEKKGDYYVLNGSKFWITNGPDADVLVVYAKTDFNVKPQHGITTFLIEKGMEGFSCAQKLSKLGMRGSNTGELVFEDCKVPAENVLGNLGKGVYVLMSGLDIERLVLAAGPVGIMQACCDVAFEYAHIRKAFDQKIGEFQMIQAKMADMYTMLNVCRSYTYNVARALDRGERQPMDCAGVILYTAEAATKMALDAIQILGGNGYINDYPTGRLLRDAKLYEIGAGTTEVRKLVIGRAINAHYKNLMS, from the exons ATGGCCGGTACAGTTCTACGGAATTCTCGTAAACTTTTTGGAAATGCTCGACTTATACAATCATGTCAAAGTGTCTCGCCGGGCACAGTCAGACACAACAGTCAGTATTACCCTGtgaatgatgatttatttggTTTAACTGCCGAACAAAAGCAG ctGAGAGAAACTGTCTTCAATTTTGCCCAAAAGGAGCTCGCTCCCAAAGCACAAAAGATAGATGCTGAAGACAGCTTCCCTGAGATAAGG GAGTTCTGGAAAAAGTTAGGTGATATGGGACTCCATGGAGTTACTGTATCTA GTCAGTATGGTGGTTTGGAAGGATCTTATCTAGATCATTGTTTAGTAATGGAAGAGATGTCGAGAGCGTGTTCTAGCGTTGCCCTGAGTTACGGAGCGCATTCGAATCTTTGCGTAAATCAAATCGCGAAAAATGGTAACGATAAAcaaaaagataaatatctacCGAAG CTGATAAGCGGTGATTATATCGGGGCTCTCGCGATGAGCGAACCAAACTCCGGTTCTGATGTTGTTTCTATGAAACTGAAAGCAGAAAAGAAAG GAgattattatgtattaaaCGGTAGCAAGTTTTGGATAACGAATGGACCAGATGCAGATGTTTTAGTAGTTTACGCAAAAACGGACTTCAATGTGAAACCACAGCACGGGATCACTACATTCCTTATAGAAAAG GGAATGGAAGGATTCAGCTGCGCTCAGAAATTAAGCAAGTTGGGAATGAGAGGCTCGAATACCGGTGAACTTGTATTTGAAGATTGCAAAGTTCCAG CTGAGAACGTGTTAGGCAATCTCGGTAAAGGAGTTTATGTGCTGATGAGTGGTTTAGACATTGAGAGACTTGTATTAGCAGCTGGACCTGTCGG gataATGCAAGCATGTTGTGATGTGGCTTTTGAGTACGCTCATATTCGCAAAGCATTTGACCAGAAAATTGGTGAATTTCAG atgattcaAGCAAAAATGGCAGATATGTATACGATGTTAAACGTATGTCGCTCGTACACGTATAACGTAGCTAGAGCTCTAGATCGCGGAGAACGACAGCCTATGGATTGTGCTGGAGTTATTCTATACACTGCTGAAGCTGCGACTAAAATGGCTTTAGACGCTATTCAGATCTTAG gTGGTAACGGTTATATTAATGATTACCCTACTGGCCGCTTACTGAGAGATGCGAAACTTTATGAAATCGGAGCTGGTACGACGGAAGTTCGTAAGTTAGTCATCGGCCGAGCTATAAACGCGCATTACAAAAATTTGATGTCCTAA
- the LOC141903211 gene encoding isovaleryl-CoA dehydrogenase, mitochondrial-like isoform X2: MAGTVLRNSRKLFGNARLIQSCQSVSPGTVRHNSQYYPVNDDLFGLTAEQKQLRETVFNFAQKELAPKAQKIDAEDSFPEIREFWKKLGDMGLHGVTVSSQYGGLEGSYLDHCLVMEEMSRACSSVALSYGAHSNLCVNQIAKNGNDKQKDKYLPKLISGDYIGALAMSEPNSGSDVVSMKLKAEKKGDYYVLNGSKFWITNGPDADVLVVYAKTDFNVKPQHGITTFLIEKGMEGFSCAQKLSKLGMRGSNTGELVFEDCKVPAANILGGKNRGVYVLMSGLDVERALGAAGPIGIMQACCDVAFEYAHIRKAFDQKIGEFQMIQAKMADMYTMLNVCRSYTYNVARALDRGERQPMDCAGVILYTAEAATKMALDAIQILGGNGYINDYPTGRLLRDAKLYEIGAGTTEVRKLVIGRAINAHYKNLMS, encoded by the exons ATGGCCGGTACAGTTCTACGGAATTCTCGTAAACTTTTTGGAAATGCTCGACTTATACAATCATGTCAAAGTGTCTCGCCGGGCACAGTCAGACACAACAGTCAGTATTACCCTGtgaatgatgatttatttggTTTAACTGCCGAACAAAAGCAG ctGAGAGAAACTGTCTTCAATTTTGCCCAAAAGGAGCTCGCTCCCAAAGCACAAAAGATAGATGCTGAAGACAGCTTCCCTGAGATAAGG GAGTTCTGGAAAAAGTTAGGTGATATGGGACTCCATGGAGTTACTGTATCTA GTCAGTATGGTGGTTTGGAAGGATCTTATCTAGATCATTGTTTAGTAATGGAAGAGATGTCGAGAGCGTGTTCTAGCGTTGCCCTGAGTTACGGAGCGCATTCGAATCTTTGCGTAAATCAAATCGCGAAAAATGGTAACGATAAAcaaaaagataaatatctacCGAAG CTGATAAGCGGTGATTATATCGGGGCTCTCGCGATGAGCGAACCAAACTCCGGTTCTGATGTTGTTTCTATGAAACTGAAAGCAGAAAAGAAAG GAgattattatgtattaaaCGGTAGCAAGTTTTGGATAACGAATGGACCAGATGCAGATGTTTTAGTAGTTTACGCAAAAACGGACTTCAATGTGAAACCACAGCACGGGATCACTACATTCCTTATAGAAAAG GGAATGGAAGGATTCAGCTGCGCTCAGAAATTAAGCAAGTTGGGAATGAGAGGCTCGAATACCGGTGAACTTGTATTTGAAGATTGCAAAGTTCCAG cCGCGAATATTCTTGGTGGAAAAAACCGAGGGGTTTATGTTTTGATGAGCGGTTTGGATGTGGAAAGAGCTCTTGGAGCTGCTGGGCCGATTGG gataATGCAAGCATGTTGTGATGTGGCTTTTGAGTACGCTCATATTCGCAAAGCATTTGACCAGAAAATTGGTGAATTTCAG atgattcaAGCAAAAATGGCAGATATGTATACGATGTTAAACGTATGTCGCTCGTACACGTATAACGTAGCTAGAGCTCTAGATCGCGGAGAACGACAGCCTATGGATTGTGCTGGAGTTATTCTATACACTGCTGAAGCTGCGACTAAAATGGCTTTAGACGCTATTCAGATCTTAG gTGGTAACGGTTATATTAATGATTACCCTACTGGCCGCTTACTGAGAGATGCGAAACTTTATGAAATCGGAGCTGGTACGACGGAAGTTCGTAAGTTAGTCATCGGCCGAGCTATAAACGCGCATTACAAAAATTTGATGTCCTAA